A part of Anas acuta chromosome 26, bAnaAcu1.1, whole genome shotgun sequence genomic DNA contains:
- the STAP2 gene encoding signal-transducing adaptor protein 2 isoform X1, with the protein MAPPPKRAGTWHYYEGFVQKRGPRDKAYRRLWAGLRGPLLAFYAEPRDRQPLEALDLSELVAVRSEGGALVIYMRDQNVKLKTESVEAQEVWRGFILTMAQMEVPPDLVLLPGHRFLLQEALREEQQRRKRPREPLVLQSPSCFYNVSRGEAEQLLERSGGNGNMVLRPGGHGHGISVTTRQMLNGTALIRHYKVIDTGQGYCISVDVPHCCSSLAEVVQYFVEKSKGTLRPLNSEYNQKLEFVEMDRENGETLQGVYELPLDSLDPQTPPPALPPKPQAYVPPSHGPQAPHRPEKGAAPPLRAPSGPQPPYPPLPSPLPSPLAAVPRDYRGAPGEAEGAASSHGQLMGGGGEGGGVRHPPPHSCLALDPPTRQRFPPRGGTAPAASPINPSPSHPPWLPPPHSLVPPPQTPFSPMVGWGWQQDPPPRPPNPRQGTGAIYTSILIY; encoded by the exons ATGGCGCCCCCCCCCAAGCGGGCCGGGACCTGGCACTACTACGAGGGCTTCGTGCAGAAGCGGGGACCGCGGGACAAG GCTTACCGGAGGCtctgggcagggctgcgggggcCGCTGCTCGCCTTCTACGCGGAGCCCCGGGACCGCCAG cccctggagGCTCTGGACCTGAGCGAGCTGGTGGCGGTGCGGTCCGAGGGGGGGGCCCTCGTCATCTACATGCGGGACCAGAATGTGAAGCTGAAG ACGGAGAGCGTGGAGGCGCAGGAGGTGTGGCGGGGATTCATCCTGACCATGGCCCAG ATGGAGGTGCCCCCggacctggtgctgctgcccggCCACAggttcctgctgcaggaggcccTGCGCGAGGAGCAGCAGCGCCGCAAACGCCCCAGGGAGCCGCTGGTCCTGCA GTCTCCCAGCTGCTTCTACAACGTGTCGCGGGGGGAGGccgagcagctgctggagcgCAGCGGGGGCAACGGGAACATGGTGCTGCGGCCCGGGGGGCACGGCCACGGCATCTCCGTCACCACGCGCCAGATGCTGAACGG CACGGCGCTGATCAGGCACTACAAGGTGATCGACACGGGCCAGGGGTACTGCATCAGCGTGGACGTGCCG cactgctgctcctcGCTGGCCGAGGTGGTGCAGTACTTCGTGGAGAAGAGCAAGGGCACCCTGCGGCCCCTGAACTCCGAGTACAACCAGAAGCTGG AGTTTGTGGAAATGGACAGGGAGAACGGCGAGACGCTGCAGGGGGTGTACGAGCTCCCCCTCGACTCCCTCGACCCCCAGActccccccccggccctgccccccAAGCCCCAAGCATACGTCCCACCCAGCCACGGGCCCCAAGCCCCACATCGCCCCGAGAAAG gtgctgcccccccccttaGGGCGCCGTCCGGTCCCCAACCCCCGTACCCTCCCCTGCCCTCGCCCTTGCCCTCGCCCCTGGCCGCCGTCCCCAg AGATTACAGAGGAGCTCCAGGAGAAGCTGAGGGAGCGGCGAGCTCGCACGGACAGCTgatgggtggtggtggggagggggggggggtccggcaCCCACCCCCCCATTCCTGCCTAGCCTTGGACCCCCCCACCAGGCAAAGGTTCCCCCCcagggggggcacagccccagcagcatcaCCAATAaacccatccccatcccacccccctTGGCTGCCCCCTCCTCATtccttggtgccccccccccaaacccccttttcccccatggtggggtgggggtggcagcaggacccccccccacgCCCTCCCAACCCCAGGCAGGGCACTGGGGCCATTTACACCTCGATCCTGATTTATTAA
- the STAP2 gene encoding signal-transducing adaptor protein 2 isoform X2 — translation MSVGGGCPRLGCPQPLEALDLSELVAVRSEGGALVIYMRDQNVKLKTESVEAQEVWRGFILTMAQMEVPPDLVLLPGHRFLLQEALREEQQRRKRPREPLVLQSPSCFYNVSRGEAEQLLERSGGNGNMVLRPGGHGHGISVTTRQMLNGTALIRHYKVIDTGQGYCISVDVPHCCSSLAEVVQYFVEKSKGTLRPLNSEYNQKLEFVEMDRENGETLQGVYELPLDSLDPQTPPPALPPKPQAYVPPSHGPQAPHRPEKGAAPPLRAPSGPQPPYPPLPSPLPSPLAAVPRDYRGAPGEAEGAASSHGQLMGGGGEGGGVRHPPPHSCLALDPPTRQRFPPRGGTAPAASPINPSPSHPPWLPPPHSLVPPPQTPFSPMVGWGWQQDPPPRPPNPRQGTGAIYTSILIY, via the exons atgTCCGTTGGGGGGGGGTGCCCACGGCtcggctgcccccagcccctggagGCTCTGGACCTGAGCGAGCTGGTGGCGGTGCGGTCCGAGGGGGGGGCCCTCGTCATCTACATGCGGGACCAGAATGTGAAGCTGAAG ACGGAGAGCGTGGAGGCGCAGGAGGTGTGGCGGGGATTCATCCTGACCATGGCCCAG ATGGAGGTGCCCCCggacctggtgctgctgcccggCCACAggttcctgctgcaggaggcccTGCGCGAGGAGCAGCAGCGCCGCAAACGCCCCAGGGAGCCGCTGGTCCTGCA GTCTCCCAGCTGCTTCTACAACGTGTCGCGGGGGGAGGccgagcagctgctggagcgCAGCGGGGGCAACGGGAACATGGTGCTGCGGCCCGGGGGGCACGGCCACGGCATCTCCGTCACCACGCGCCAGATGCTGAACGG CACGGCGCTGATCAGGCACTACAAGGTGATCGACACGGGCCAGGGGTACTGCATCAGCGTGGACGTGCCG cactgctgctcctcGCTGGCCGAGGTGGTGCAGTACTTCGTGGAGAAGAGCAAGGGCACCCTGCGGCCCCTGAACTCCGAGTACAACCAGAAGCTGG AGTTTGTGGAAATGGACAGGGAGAACGGCGAGACGCTGCAGGGGGTGTACGAGCTCCCCCTCGACTCCCTCGACCCCCAGActccccccccggccctgccccccAAGCCCCAAGCATACGTCCCACCCAGCCACGGGCCCCAAGCCCCACATCGCCCCGAGAAAG gtgctgcccccccccttaGGGCGCCGTCCGGTCCCCAACCCCCGTACCCTCCCCTGCCCTCGCCCTTGCCCTCGCCCCTGGCCGCCGTCCCCAg AGATTACAGAGGAGCTCCAGGAGAAGCTGAGGGAGCGGCGAGCTCGCACGGACAGCTgatgggtggtggtggggagggggggggggtccggcaCCCACCCCCCCATTCCTGCCTAGCCTTGGACCCCCCCACCAGGCAAAGGTTCCCCCCcagggggggcacagccccagcagcatcaCCAATAaacccatccccatcccacccccctTGGCTGCCCCCTCCTCATtccttggtgccccccccccaaacccccttttcccccatggtggggtgggggtggcagcaggacccccccccacgCCCTCCCAACCCCAGGCAGGGCACTGGGGCCATTTACACCTCGATCCTGATTTATTAA
- the STAP2 gene encoding signal-transducing adaptor protein 2 isoform X3 has translation MAPPPKRAGTWHYYEGFVQKRGPRDKAYRRLWAGLRGPLLAFYAEPRDRQPLEALDLSELVAVRSEGGALVIYMRDQNVKLKTESVEAQEVWRGFILTMAQMEVPPDLVLLPGHRFLLQEALREEQQRRKRPREPLVLQSPSCFYNVSRGEAEQLLERSGGNGNMVLRPGGHGHGISVTTRQMLNGTALIRHYKVIDTGQGYCISVDVPHCCSSLAEVVQYFVEKSKGTLRPLNSEYNQKLEFVEMDRENGETLQGVYELPLDSLDPQTPPPALPPKPQAYVPPSHGPQAPHRPEKEITEELQEKLRERRARTDS, from the exons ATGGCGCCCCCCCCCAAGCGGGCCGGGACCTGGCACTACTACGAGGGCTTCGTGCAGAAGCGGGGACCGCGGGACAAG GCTTACCGGAGGCtctgggcagggctgcgggggcCGCTGCTCGCCTTCTACGCGGAGCCCCGGGACCGCCAG cccctggagGCTCTGGACCTGAGCGAGCTGGTGGCGGTGCGGTCCGAGGGGGGGGCCCTCGTCATCTACATGCGGGACCAGAATGTGAAGCTGAAG ACGGAGAGCGTGGAGGCGCAGGAGGTGTGGCGGGGATTCATCCTGACCATGGCCCAG ATGGAGGTGCCCCCggacctggtgctgctgcccggCCACAggttcctgctgcaggaggcccTGCGCGAGGAGCAGCAGCGCCGCAAACGCCCCAGGGAGCCGCTGGTCCTGCA GTCTCCCAGCTGCTTCTACAACGTGTCGCGGGGGGAGGccgagcagctgctggagcgCAGCGGGGGCAACGGGAACATGGTGCTGCGGCCCGGGGGGCACGGCCACGGCATCTCCGTCACCACGCGCCAGATGCTGAACGG CACGGCGCTGATCAGGCACTACAAGGTGATCGACACGGGCCAGGGGTACTGCATCAGCGTGGACGTGCCG cactgctgctcctcGCTGGCCGAGGTGGTGCAGTACTTCGTGGAGAAGAGCAAGGGCACCCTGCGGCCCCTGAACTCCGAGTACAACCAGAAGCTGG AGTTTGTGGAAATGGACAGGGAGAACGGCGAGACGCTGCAGGGGGTGTACGAGCTCCCCCTCGACTCCCTCGACCCCCAGActccccccccggccctgccccccAAGCCCCAAGCATACGTCCCACCCAGCCACGGGCCCCAAGCCCCACATCGCCCCGAGAAAG AGATTACAGAGGAGCTCCAGGAGAAGCTGAGGGAGCGGCGAGCTCGCACGGACAGCTga
- the YJU2 gene encoding splicing factor YJU2, with amino-acid sequence MSERKVLNKYYPPDFDPAKIPKLKLPKDRQYVVRLMAPFNMRCKTCGEYIYKGKKFNARKETVQNEVYLGLPIFRFYIKCTRCLAEITFKTDPENTDYTMEHGATRNFQAEKLLEEEEKRMQKEREEEELNNPMKVLENRTKDSKLEMEVLENLQELKELNQRQANVDFEAMLRQYKEYEEEQKRREQEEDEQEMKAMLEEVQNRRLLVDSDSDEEAAKPSTKPRAKTKPTDILQEDPQPQIKKQKTESWERSVGKLSSRSQLAGLVAVRKPKPPSTPANSTESHGAGSIPPATGTSSSSSSSSLGLLGAYSDSEDGASD; translated from the exons ATGTCGGAACGGAAAGTCTTGAAC AAATACTACCCACCCGACTTTGACCCTGCTAAGATCCCAAAGCTCAAGCTCCCGAAGGACCGGCAGTATGTGGTGCGCCTCATGGCTCCCTTCAACATGCG gtgcaAGACGTGCGGTGAGTACATCTACAAGGGGAAGAAGTTCAACGCCCGCAAGGAGACCGTCCAGAACGAGGTGTACCTGGGGCTGCCCATCTTCCGCTTCTACATCAAGTGCACACGCTGCCTGGCAGAGATCACCTTCAAG ACAGACCCCGAGAACACCGACTACACCATGGAGCACGGCGCCACGCGCAACTTCCAGGCGGAGAAACtcctggaggaagaggagaagaggatgcagaaggagagggaagaggaagagctgaACAATCCCATGAAG gTCCTGGAGAACCGAACCAAGGACTCCAAGCTGGAGATGGAGGTCCTGGAGAACCTGCAGGAGCTGAAGGAGCTCAACCAGCGCCAGGCCAACGTGGACTTCGAGGCCATGCTGCGGCAGTACAAGGAGTACGAGGAGGAGCAGAAGCGCAGGGAGCAAGAGGAGGACGAGCAGGAGATGAA AGCCATGCTGGAGGAGGTGCAGAACCGGCGCCTGCTGGTCGACTCGGACTCGGACGAAGAAGCTGCAAAGCCCTCCACGAAGCCCAGAGCAAAAACGAAACCCACGGACATCCTGCAGGAG gacccccagccccagaTCAAGAAGCAGAAGACGGAGAGCTGGGAGCGCAGCGTGGGGAAGCTGAGCAGCAGGTCGCAGCTGGCCGGGCTGGTGGCGGTGAGGAAGCCgaagccccccagcaccccagcaaACAGCACCGAGAGCCACGGCGCCG GCTCAATTCCCCCGGCCACAGGCACCTCCTCGTCCTCATCCTCGTCCTCCCTGGGCTTGCTGGGGGCGTATTCGGACAGCGAGGACGGCGCCAGCGACTGA
- the FSD1 gene encoding fibronectin type III and SPRY domain-containing protein 1, translated as MAPAFRLSLKAKVSDNMSHLMVDFAQERRLLQALAFLPVPSTPEIDLAESLVADNCVTLAWRMPDEDSKIDHYVLEYRRTNFEGPPRAKEDQPWMVVEGIKGTEYTLAGLKFDMKYMNFRVRACNKAVAGEFSEPVTLETRAFTFKLDASTCHQNLRVEELSVEWDATGGKVQDVKAREKDGKGRTASPANSPARVVQSPKRMSSGRGGRDRFTAESYTVLGDTLIDGDDHYWEVKYDRDSKAFGVGVAYRSLGKFDQLGKTSASWCLHLNNWLQVSFSAKHANKAKVLDVPVPDCIGVYCNFHEGFLSFYNARTKQLLHTFKARFTQPVLPAFMVWCGSFHVTVGLQVPSAVKCLQKRNSTASSSSSLP; from the exons ATGGCCCCCGCCTTCCGCCTCTCGCTCAAGGCCAAGGTGAGCGACAACATGAGCCATCTGATGGTGGATTTTGCCCAGGAGCGCCGCCTGCTCCAGGCCCTCGCCTTCCTGCCAG TGCCCAGCACCCCCGAAATCGACCTGGCGGAGTCGCTGGTGGCCGACAACTGCGTGACGCTGGCCTGGAGGATGCCCGACGAGGACAGCAAGATCGACCACTACGTGCTGGAGTACCGCAGGACCAACTTCGAGGGGCCGCCCCGCGCCAAGGAGGACCAGCCCTGGATGGTGGTGGAGGGCATCAAGGGCACCGAGTACACCCTGGCCG GGCTGAAGTTTGACATGAAGTACATGAATTTCCGCGTGCGGGCGTGCAACAAGGCCGTGGCGGGCGAGTTCTCGGAGCCGGTCACTTTGGAGACGAGAG CATTCACCTTCAAGCTGGACGCCAGCACGTGCCACCAGAACCTGCGGGTGGAGGAGCTCAGCGTGGAGTGGGACGCCACGGGCGGCAAGGTGCAGGACGTCAAGGCACGCGAGAAGGACGGCAAGGGCAGGACGGCCTCACCTGCCAACTCTCCTGCCAG GGTGGTGCAGTCCCCCAAGAGGATGTCCTCAGGGCGTGGGGGCCGAGACCGCTTCACCGCCGAGTCCTACACGGTGCTGG GTGACACGCTGATCGACGGGGACGACCACTACTGGGAGGTGAAATACGACCGGGACAGCAAGGCTTTCGGCGTGGGGGTGGCGTATCGCAGCCTCGGCAAATTCGACCAGCTGGGCAAGACCTCGGCCTCGTGGTGCCTCCACCTCAACAACTGGCTGCAGGTCAGCTTCAGCGCCAAGCACGCCAACAAGGCCAAGGTGCTGGACGTGCCCGTGCCCGACTGCATCGGCGTCTACTGCAACTTCCACGAAG GGTTCCTGTCCTTCTACAACGCCAGGaccaagcagctgctgcacacCTTCAAGGCCAGGTTCACGCAGCCGGTGCTGCCCGCCTTCATG GTGTGGTGTGGCAGCTTCCACGTCACCGTGGGGCTGCAGGTGCCCAGCGCTGTGAAATGCCTCCAGAAACGcaacagcacagccagcagcagctccagcctgccctaa
- the EBI3 gene encoding interleukin-27 subunit beta, with amino-acid sequence MKWFWVVAFVAPACAAPYMAGDTGDGGPCALQHGVLGTEVLLRCPAAGGSPAEWRRGGATLGTYPAPGLALPNTSLAHEGPYSCHHPDTGETWARICLRLGYPPPLPVAECWAVSYPQAVTCSWLLVPEPLLDTEFVATYRHGVWGAAGSHECARTGPRSCSFGDLQMFSLTPYVLNVTATNALGTASSLLPFLLENIIKPDPPEDLRVSPVPGEPKKLLLEWSPPGSWPFPEYFPLKYRIRYVRDEDSVTRTIGPYEQTSYTLTGLRPGALHHIQVAAKDFTDYGEFSAWSLPASGTPWTEP; translated from the exons ATGAAGTGGTTTTGGGTGGTGGCTTTTGTGGCACCCGCCTGCGCTGCGCCCTACATggctggggacaccggggacgGAG GcccctgtgccctgcagcacGGCGTCCTGGGCACGGAGGTGCTGCTGCGGTGCCCGGCTGCCGGGGGGAGCCCCGCCGAGTggcgccgggggggggcaaCCCTAGGGACGTAtcctgccccggggctggccCTCCCCAACACCAGCCTGGCCCACGAGGGACCCTACAGCTGCCACCACCCCGACACGGGGGAGACCTGGGCCAGGATCTGCCTGCGGCTGGGCT atCCCCCCCCGCTGCCCGTTGCGGAGTGCTGGGCCGTCAGCTACCCGCAGGCTGTcacctgctcctggctgcttgtccccgagcCGCTGCTGGACACCGAATTCGTGGCCACCTATAG gCACGGCGTGTggggggccgcggggagccACGAGTGCGCCCGCACGGGGCCGCGGAGCTGCTCCTTCGGGGACCTGCAGATGTTCTCCCTCACCCCCTACGTGCTCAACGTGACGGCCACCAACGCGCTGGGCACGGCCTCGAgcctcctgcccttcctgctgGAGAACATCA TAAAGCCGGACCCCCCCGAGGACCTGCGGGTGTCGCCCGTCCCCGGGGAGCCCAAGAAATTGCTGCTGGAGTGGAGCCCGCCGGGGTCGTGGCCCTTCCCGGAGTATTTCCCACTCAAATACCGCATCCGCTACGTGCGGGACGAGGACTCGGTCACCAGAACG ATCGGGCCCTACGAGCAGACGTCCTACACCCTGACGGGGCTGCGGCCCGGCGCCCTGCACCACATCCAGGTGGCTGCCAAGGACTTCACGGACTACGGGGAATTCAGCGCCTGGAGCCTGCCGGCCTCGGGGACGCCCTGGACGGAGCCATGA
- the MPND gene encoding LOW QUALITY PROTEIN: MPN domain-containing protein (The sequence of the model RefSeq protein was modified relative to this genomic sequence to represent the inferred CDS: deleted 2 bases in 1 codon), translated as MAALAAASPGTDECLEEDEDELEPGLDKAEAEPEPESRAKAAGGSRGAVLTRRGITLRMLLRDGLLEPARGVLSINYLGKKFVGDLGADGTITWQETGQVFNSPSAWATHCKRLVNPAKKSGCGWASVRYKGQKLDQYKAAWLRKHQPNAPAAEASLASDEDELPEEEEEAVAVKEKEGRVPAPEPTATKRPEEKSKKQQCRSLAEQAGMDQAPPGKKPENKAQVPVRYCTLGTRDTGRNPQTLVEVMPFAAINKFQPFNVAISSNVLLLLDFHSHLTRSEVVGYLGGRWDTNTQRRRRGGGGQPPAPRQSHPPCASPPVLTVLRAFPCRSRLGDAEVGSIVEEEICQSLLLQGLSLVGWYHSHPFSPALPSLHDIDAQMNYQLKLQGSGNGFQPCLALICGPYYHGNPGVESKITPFWVMPPPEQRPNDYSIPMEVEVTHIQDGFLTNDVLQEMTLLVEFYKGAPDLVKFQELWSQDQTYLDKLKGSLASRTPKDQSFTHALEQIYSLLKLSG; from the exons ATGGCAG CGCTGGCGGCcgcctcccctggcacagatGAGTGCCtggaggaggacgaggacgaGCTGGAGCCGGGGCTGGACAAAGCCGAGGCCGAGCCGGAGCCCGAGAGCCGGGCGAAGGCGgcggggggctcccggggggcCGTGCTGACCCGCCGTGGCATCACCCTGCGCATGCTGCTCCGCGACGGGCTCCTGGAGCCGGCCCGCGGCGTCCTCTCCATCAACTACCTG GGCAAGAAGTTTGTGGGGGACCTGGGTGCGGACGGCACCATCACGTGGCAGGAGACGGGCCAGGTCTTCAACTCGCCCAGCGCCTGGGCCACCCACTGCAAGCGCCTGGTGAACCCCGCCAAGAAGTCGGGCTGCGGCTGGGCCTCCGTGCGCTACAAGGGCCAGAAGCTGGACCAGTACAAGGCCGCCTGGCTGCGCAAGCACCAGCCCAACGCGCCCGCCGCCGAGGCG AGCTTGGCCAGCGACGAGGACGAGCTgcccgaggaggaggaggaggcggtggcggtgaaggagaaggaaggccGGGTGCCCGCACCGGAGCCAACGGCCACCAAGAGACCGGAGgagaagagcaagaagcagCAGTGCCGGAGCCTGGCGGAGCAGGCGGGGATGG ATCAAGCCCCCCCGGGGAAAAAGCCGGAGAACAAAGCCCAGGTGCCCGTCCGCTACTGCACCCTGGGCACCCGTGACACGGGCAG GAACCCCCAGACCCTGGTGGAGGTGATGCCCTTCGCTGCCATCAACAAGTTCCAGCCCTTCAACGTGGCCATTTCCAGCAAcgtcctcctgctgctg GATTTCCACAGCCACCTGACGCGGAGCGAAGTGGTGGGGTACCTGGGGGGCCGGTGGGACACCAACACGCAGCGTAGGCGCCGGGGCGGG ggtgggcagcccccagccccacggcagAGCCACCCACCCTGCGCCTCCCCCCCAGTGCTGACGGTGCTGCGAGCCTTCCCCTGCCGGAGCCGCTTGGGCGACGCCGAGGTCGGGAGCATCGTGGAGGAGGAG ATCTGCCAGAGCCTGTTGCTGCAGGGGCTGTCGCTGGTGGGCTGGTACCACAGCCACCCCTTCAGCCCCGCGCTGCCCTCCCTGCACGACATCGACGCGCAGATGAATTACCAGCTCAAGCTTCAGGGCAGCGGCAACGgcttccagccctgcctggctctcATCTGCG ggCCGTACTATCACGGCAACCCCGGCGTGGAGTCCAAAATCACGCCCTTCTGGGTGATGCCGCCCCCGGAG CAACGTCCCAATGACTACAGCATCCCCATGGAGGTGGAGGTGACCCACATCCAGGACGGCTTCCTCACCAACGACGTCCTGCAGGAGATG ACGCTGCTGGTGGAGTTTTACAAGGGGGCCCCCGACCTGGTGAAGTTCCAGGAGCTGTGGAGCCAGGACCAGACCTACCTGGACAAACTGAAG ggctcccTGGCCTCCCGCACCCCAAAAGACCAGAGCTTCACCCACGCCCTGGAGCAGATCTACAGCCTCCTGAAACTCAGCGGCTGA
- the SHD gene encoding LOW QUALITY PROTEIN: SH2 domain-containing adapter protein D (The sequence of the model RefSeq protein was modified relative to this genomic sequence to represent the inferred CDS: inserted 1 base in 1 codon) — protein sequence MAKWLRDYLGRGARRSPPRPPQPDYSAXRHRPPPAASPRHRLVRVGGAGMGGGRRRPEQCPNESEYSEPFEGEQDAVPEGGTEDPGEAAGCPQRGEGKRPRARGGAQLYDTPYEGWEKAAEGSGGATARDSRLPRDDERPADEYDQPWEWKKDHISRAFAVQFESPERSPSHSRQPPRPPRPPPGSRSGCPPSPGHVDTSLPLEKQTWYHGPIGRAGAETLLALCREGSFLVRDCETSPEDYSLSLRSSHGFVHVKLTRTRERHFVLGRAGAAFPSVPEAVRHYTARALPIRGARHLSLLYPVAAQPP from the exons ATGGCCAAGTGGCTCCGGGACTACCTGGGCCGGGGGGCCCGGcgttcccccccccggccgccccaACCCGATTACAGCG ACCGGCaccggcccccccccgccgcttCCCCCCGGCACCGTTTGGTGAGGGTGGGGGGcgcggggatggggggggggcgccGCCGACCGGAGCAG TGCCCCAACGAGAGCGAGTACTCGGAGCCCTTCGAGGGGGAGCAGGACGCGGTGCCCGAGGGGGGCACCGAGGACCCCGGGGAGGCTGCAG GGTGCCCGCAGCGGGGCGAGGGCAAGAGGCCgagagcccgggggggggcacagctcTACGACACCCCCTACGAGGGCTGGGAGAAGGCGGCCGAGGGCTCGGGGGGGGCCACGGCCCGGGACAGCCGCCTGCCCCGCGACGACGAGCGCCCGGCCGACGAGTACGACCAGCCCTGGGAGTGGAAGAAGGATCACATCTCACGGGCATTCGCAG tgcAGTTTGAGAGCCCCGAGCGCTCCCCCAGCCACTCCCGGCAGCcgccgcggcccccccggccccccccgggcagcagATCgggctgcccccccagcccggggcACGTGGACACCTCCCTGCCTCTGGAGAAGCAGAC GTGGTACCACGGCCCCATTGGGCGGGCGGGCGCGGAGACGCTGCTGGCGCTGTGCCGCGAGGGCAGCTTCTTGGTGCGGGACTGTGAGACCAGCCCTGAGGACTACTCGCTCTCGCTCAG gagcagccaCGGCTTCGTGCACGTGAAGCTGACGAGGACGCGGGAGCGACACTTCGTGCTGGGGCGCGCGGGGGCCGCCTTCCCCTCGGTGCCCGAGGCCGTGAGGCACTACACGGCGCGGGCGCTGCCCATCCGCGGTGCCCGCCACCTCTCCCTGCTCTACCCGGTGGCCGCGCAGCCCCCGTga